In the genome of Brachypodium distachyon strain Bd21 chromosome 3, Brachypodium_distachyon_v3.0, whole genome shotgun sequence, the window ATATTGTTTTATGAAGCGTGTAAATGAGCACATATTTTTTTAGCGAGTTGTAGTTCCCAGATTACACTTCATCTCCTACCATGTAAATacaaaataagaaaacatATCCAAAATTAGTTACATTGTGGGATAGAGCTTCAAGTGCAAATTTTAGAAGAATAGCATGTCAATCTGAGTGGTGTTGTACAAAAATAGCATACACTTTTAGTTGTTGTTTTACACTGACTCTGGGTGTTTGGCTCTTAATTAGATTCATTGATTTCAgtgaaaaaataaagaactatcttttttatgtatgtataaaatcatatactccctccgcccaacaaaagatgtctcaagtttgtcaaaatttggatgtatctagacatgacttagtatatagatgcattcaaatttagtcaaagtcgagacatcctttgttggatggagggattATTTTaagtttcaattaaaaaaacatcCCACATGTACCTGCATagtttactactccctccgatcctaagttgttgtcgaaatattccatgtatctagacactttttaagaatagatacatctatatttaggcaaatttgagtcaagaatttaggatcagagtgagtacaaatttgtaaaaatttATTTGTGGACTACATGAAAAAGACATGTGTGGAACGAAAAcattttttcatgattttttttttgttttctgatttatttattttaaccACGGTCCACAAAAATGCATTTTCTGTTATAAAAAGATTATATTGTTGGTTACCATTGGCCTAATCATGTGTATCCTTCCATAGAAACATAAACAGTTTGCTCGGTTACAGCCCTCTCGGAATGTACCTCGCTCCTGAAGTTGAAGGAATTGTGTGTTTACTCCTTCCTTATGATCCCATCTTGCAAAAATCTAGGGTAAACACGAAAGGACAGAAGAAAAAGTGACTGAGGCTGATAGCCATCGGCACTACTCCGTGTCAACAAATCTGAGCACATGATCCTTTTTCAGGTAAAGGCATGCATCAGATATGGAGAATCAGCTAAAGGGGGCAATAATTGCTAGCGAATTTACAGAAAGAAGCAAGTGGCTAATGGGAGCGCAGATGCCCGTCTATAGGCAGGGAAAGTGATGGCAATGCAACCAAACCTGCTTAGCAGGGAAGACGGGACCGTACCGTCGGCGGAGGCTGCCGACACTCGTTAATGGTCGAAACGGCGACATGTGACGTGCGAAAACTCGTTTGCGCCATATACCCAGTCCGCTATTCCTTCTTTTAGAAGGTACTTTATTTTACAAAATTGAGCCTAGCTGCTTTAAACTTCAGCCAAAGAAAGTcgtattttaattttattttattttgggtCTACGTCGTTCGCGCTGAGTTCGGCTATATTAGCACCATATAACTTCTGCATTGTAAGATTTGAAGCTCAGCCTTACACATCTTGGTGGGGATCGGAGAAGAGATTCTGCCATGTCCCGACCAGATTTTGAACTCCGTggttagggcatctccaaggaaACCCCTCAAGTTCTCCCCATTTGTTCAAATCTGTCCATAAAAGGTTCATGCACAAAATACAAAACCCAAGACAATCtacatttgtccaaaaatggtcCACACCCTTCATTTCTTCTCCAAAATTGGGAAGAGTACGAGGAGTCCTCATTTATACAAAACTCATCCAAATTATGTCCACTTGTTtttttggtccacatgtcaaaAACTCATGAAAAGATAAATGGATGTTTATCATTGCacaacttgaaattttgttcACCCCATTTGTCTATCTGAGAAGTCAAATGGACAAACGGAGAAGACAAATGAAGGCTCGCCCTTAGGGATGCCTTAAGCGCTAGTTAGAATGCATGGCATCGAGCTCCTGAGCAAGAGATTGCAGCAGCgctgctcttttttttcagaacGATCTTGGCACTGCCGGGCCATccgcaaaaacaaaacaaaagaactgCTGGGCTCTGGGCGCTTTTGGGCTGAAGTAACATAGGCTGGTAGTTGGACCCCTGCCCTGCAGGCTGAACCACTTCTCGTGGGCAATGGTATCTGCCTCTCATGGactttccttaaaaaaatttgCCTCTAATGGAcacaaaggaaaaagaaaaaggaaaatttgaATATCCTAGCCGCCGGGAGAAAAACCACGGTGCCGTCTTGGCTTCCCCTCCTCTCCGATAGCCTATTGGCCATCAGGAGGTGATGCATGAgaaccacggatcaacatCGCCTTAGTATCTTTTTTGTAAGGTTTTGCATATCCTTGGCGATGGCGTCCTGACGGTGGAGGCGACGACGTTCGGATTTTTACTCTCCCGACTCCATTGTTGTTCTGGCGTGTCTATCATGGTCTACTCCATGAAGTTTGTGGATCTTACGACTCGTAATTTCGTGattttggtcttcttcctcatcagTTCGGTGATGATTCAATGGTTTGACAACCTGTCTTGCAAGGGGTGTGTCCCCAGCCACCGTGCGTTCAAGGATCTTAAGTTCTCACCCGCTGGGGTGGGTGGCTCATGCGGCTCAGTAAAACCTACTAGGTTAGTCCAACTTATGCAGATTTGGTCTATCACCAAAGATTTGAAAAAACACGAAGATGCAAAAGGTGCATGTAGAGAAGTTGGCTTCAGAGATTTTTGAAGTAAATTTCGGTTTATCCGAAATCTTTATTgtcgttttagttttttatcGGTTATACTTTATttgttgaataaataaaactagatcgttgttctaaaaaaattgaatatggtctcgaaagaaaaaagaaaaaatttgCATAAGTCCGACGCCATGTAGATGATGTCATCGTAAATTGCTGCAGGAAAGTACCTGAACTGCCACCGTTGTCCATCTTCGGGATCACCTCCGCATAGGCCGAGTTCACCAGCAGGCATTGCATTCCATACACCCCCAGAAAAAACTCTGACCCACTCCTGCCAACTCTCCTTTCTTCTATGGGCCACCTCTCCGCCCTGCCGCCACCTGCTGCCTCCGGCCACCGCGCGTACCGGCCTTTCCTCGCGCAGACGAAGatcgcgccgtcgccgggcggaggagccggcgccgcgccgGATGGGCTCCTTTtgtggcgggcggcggtcgccaTAGCCGCCAGGAGGTCCAATTGGGCAGGTTAGTACTCCTGTAGCGTGTAGTTTGTTCCTTTCCTCCTTTGATTCCTCCTGGTTCGTTAGCATCAGGGTGTGCCCGCCCTGCTTCGTGGCGATCGCCTTCGTGCGGCTGCCGTCTCATACCTTGCGTCGGTGCCGGAGGGacgaaacattttttttgtgactGTGTGTATAGCCCAAGGGCGCGGCTGCTTTTCCGTGGTCCAGTGGAGCAGTTCTTGATGGGTCCGCAGAAGATTTTGCATTGATGAGGCACCTTCGAGATGATGGAGATAATTCCAGTCCTGCATTTCGTTTGGTCTGGAGTTCAAATGGCTACTAAAGCAcacaaatatttttgaaacGAGTAGAATTTTGCATCAATTATGACTTGTCATCGGTAATTCCAGGATTACCCGTGGTAATTCCGGATTTTGGCATTCTGAGCTGCACATGTTCTCATGTTTTTATAGAGCGTATTTTGATCAGAAACCGCCTTTGGCTTCTGGGTGCCAGGTAGCACTTTTGATTCTTTTTCTCAAGATCACATTTTTAaagtttaaaacaaaaatacaagtGTATGTCACATGTCTGTAAATTTTCATTAGAAAGCATTGTTGACTTTGATCTGGACATAAAAAGGATCATAGAGTTTAAATAGATCTACAGTATACTATTCTAGATCCGAAGATTTGTGATTTTTACACGGATCACGAATCAACGTATTTCTTAATGAATATGTACATATGTGGTATGCATCTATACTTACACtggaaaattttcaaaaaaattcaaagctTCAAAAATATGATTTCCATCTTTCTGTAAATATATATTGCATACCACATATGTCTGTAAATTTACACCTGGAGCCTGGGAGCCAAAACATTGCGTCCATATTTTGATGGATTGATAAGCCTTTGATCAACAGTTACATTATGTCGTTAGATTTGTATTCAAACctatttttttataattttgattttttatcACATAACCCCACATATTAACATAGTTATTATTGATGAAATTCCTGTGTTAACTAATCAAAATAGGCTGCATAAAagcaaacggagggagtagataacaTTTATTGTTCAGGCTGATAGATGAAGGTTAATTGGGCTTAGCTATCGTAAAATACTTTTGAGTttttattatgaaaatatatgtataAAGCTAGTTTTTCCTGATCAGATTAACTAGTTTGAAGTGTGGAAATATATGGTGGCTCTATAAGTGACTACGTGACATGAGTTCATCATGATGTCGTTGTAGTTCATTAACTCACTTTGATGATGATAAGCAAACTGGATGGTGCATGCGATTCAATATGTATTATAGACAAGAGGTCTAGAGTTTACGAATGGGTTAATGCACTAATAATAACAATACTAAATTAGTCCCGAACTACGTTGATCCCACCTCCAAGGCTTAGTGGAGCGTAGACATGAGGGGAAGTGTTATTAATATATACACCGtcggagcctctcctacagttttcggtcaaaaaacAAGTGTTGAAATATATTGCATACAGTTTTTTAATAGCTTGAGCTTTCGGGTGAACTTGTGGTGTGCATACAATTCAATAATGAGCGATTTGATGACTTCTTAACCCTTAACATCTTGATTTGGATGAGCTTGTAATAGCTGGATATGTTTACCACAGACAGGGCGAATTGAACACAAATGTTTATGTTTTGCCCTTTGATACCTTATGGACATTGCTTTTTTTGATTGTTTTCACATGCTTTTGGAATCATAATTAGTAGCTCTTCTTTGCTTACAACGAAATGTATCTTGTGTACTAAGAATAACACTGATCTTAGGAGCCTGAATGTGTAATAATATTTGTCATGTAACTAAACAGCATCTTTGCCCTGCAGCATCGGCCGGCACCATTGTCAATCCAATTGACGTCCCTCTCTTATCTTTCTCTGAGGTAGACTTCCTTGTCTTTTGTGTTGTGTGTTGACGATTAGATTAATTGGCATTTGCACGACTTGGAAGCTTGAAATCCTTATTTGTAGAAACATATTGTCTTATTTATCCTTAGTACTCTTCCACTTGTGTTAGTTAATGCTTTGGTTAATATGGGATTATCTTATGTCATTAGCGTGCGCTGATGGACACTATATTCTCTGCATTTAATTTCTTTAGAATCATTTGGTCGTGGCCACATTATGTTTAGCCCACCTCAAAGGACTAGCTCATCTCGGCTTCTCAGCTACCTAGATTAGTATAGTGGCCTGCAAATACAAAAACACATTTGGGGTTGCTGTTGGactgaattaaaaaaaatactttattTTGTGAAATCCGAACGCTATATTATGATATGAAAGGAAGTAATGTCCGACCATAAGTTATAGTTAAAGGTGCGCCCTAGTACTTGACATGGAGGTGACGACTCCCTTCGAGAACTTATTATGTTCCATCTTTTAAGAACAGAGTATCAGATTGTATAGGGTAACGAGAAACTTGAATTATGCATCTAAAACAACTGTAGAAGTCTGAATCAACCACCCAACCACCTTAACAAGTCTGTTTCTTGGATAAAAAATTTAAACAAAAGATGTAAGGGAAGTTCCGATAATATTATAAATAGGAACCTAAATTCGAGTCCATTCGGACTTGAAACCAGGTGGTTGGATCATGCATCCACTGTCTTAACAAGTAAGCTAGGCTCACTTCCTCTGTTCTGGGGATAAAACTTTTGTCATGTTGATTGGTGAATTGGGCTTTTTTCCACATCACTTTGGATTTTGGATGATCCATATCTGTAACTTGTTtaatatatgtgtaaaatgtGTCCATCGGTCCATGAAATGATTCATCAGAGTAGGATCTTCTCTTGAAGCATGCTGTCAcaacagaaaattaaattgaaatCAGCATCTTTTTCCCTGTAGGTTGCAGAGAGGCTTGAGGCATTCCAAGCATCTGGTGCTAGGAAACAAAATTACATGGCCATGTACTCCAGTATTTTTGGTGGAATTACCACAGATCCCTCTGCAATGGTGATACCGATTGATGACCACATGGTCCATAGAGGACATGGTGTTTTTGATACTGCTGCTATTATGGATGGGTAAGAAATTTTCTTTTATGAGATAAGCTTGACATGAatctggtaaaaaaaagtgtgaCATGTATGTTTATGTCAAACAGAAACAAAGCAAGATATAGTCATATACAGCAAGTCTGTAATAGTTCCAtctttgtgtgtgtttgtgtgaaCTAGGGAAGTGAACAAGGATGGATTATTCTTATTGCTCAATTTCCTTGAAATTCTGCTCAAAACTTTAACTTATGGCATACTACTGGCAGTCACATCTATGAGTTACAACAACACCTGGACCGCTTCCTGAAGTCTGCACAGATGGCCAAAATCCAATTGCCTTTTGATCGTTCGAGAATTCAAAGTGTACTCATTCAAACTGTGTGTGCATCAAAATGTACTCAAGGGTCGCTCAGGTACTGGTTGTCTGTTGGACCTGGAGATTTCCAGTTATCTTCATTAGGCTGTACAAACCCAGCTCTTTACGCAATTGTCATTGATAGCCCATCCTTGCCAGTACCATCAGGCTGCAAAGTGGTCACATCATCCATACCTATGAAGTCCCCACAGTTTGCAGTCATGAAAAACGTGAACTACCTTCCGAATGCACTCACCAAGGTGGAAGGTGAAGAGAATGGTGGATTTACCGGCATCTGGTTGGACGATGAGGGTTTTGTTGCTGAGGGTTCCAACATGAATGTTGGTTTTGTGACACGAAACAAGGAGCTTATCTTGCCCCGTTTCGACAACATACTGAGCGGGTGCACGGCAAAACGGGTTCTGGACCTTGCTGGGCAACTGGTGGATGATGGAAGGCTTAGTGGAATAACTACAAGGAATGTGAGTGTCCAGGAAGGGAAGGCAGCTGACGAGATGATGCTTATTGGGAGTGGGATTCTTGTCAAACCTGTTGTTCAGTGGGATGAACAGATGGTTGGCTCAGGTAAGGAAAATTCGTTTCTTAAAATTTAGTTACCTAGCTTTATAATTAGTACATCAGCTTTCATTTTATCAACAGATCGGGTAGAAGATTTCTATCACCTTAATGGTTTACTGCAAACTCCCTGTAGCATACAGGCTGATTGATTCACATGTTCCTTTACAGGCAAAGAAGGCCCGATTGCTCAAGCACTTTTCAACCTCATTCTTGAGGACATGCGATCCGGTCCACCTTCAGTTCGGATCGCCGTCCCTTACTGAAACCACTTGCAGTTTACAAATTATTACACGACTTCACATGAGCAACAAGACCCCAGATATTAGAGATATAAACCAGTGATAATATATGATGGCAGCGTGCCTTTGATGTTTGCCAGAAGTCAGAAGTATAGAACTTGATTACTTGAAGCCATTCTTGTGTGTGGACCTTGTGTCTTTTTACTTTGTTAGTCATATTTAATATGAGCATAAACTCGATACTGTAGTTTGCTGCACAGATACCAGCATACCAGTGGTTGAATTGGAGATtggcgaagtatccggtgaaaataCTTATTCGGgcaaaccgtgcaaacttcataaaaaccatgtttaaaagtttcaaaaaaattctacaaaaataccatatgttgggagtgCGATGTTCTACagacctgcaaaatttcaagttcaaaatcaaaaacatttgaaaggaattaaaaagagaaaattacaatggatagtgtcaaacactaaaagaccactattcatgcagaatttgttttttttcgctgctaccaaacgaaattgaatttggacttgaaattttacacatatataaaacatcacttttctaacatatgtgattttttaataattttttgaaatcttttcgatggagtttgcaccgtagaggtggttttcacgGGATACTTCGCCGGGTCTCTTTTGGTAAATGTTGCCTTTTGTAGAACAATGtacattttcaaaaaataaatccagaaATTCGAAATTATCTTTTCAAAACTTTTAAGAGCATATGCATCAGGATGGAACTTGGAACTTATGACTGAAAAATAAAGCACTTTATTCTCAAACCACCAGGCAGAATGTATGGGATTAAAATGCATTCAGGCATAATTTTCCTGGTAGTGTTCTCAAGAACTTGCTCTTTCACACTGGACTACTGGAGACACAGATGAAGCCCACTAagatttctaaaaaaaaaaaaaataagattgCTGAACAAGACGAGGCCGGTGTGCACAATACAAACAAATCTGTCAGCTACTCGGCTTAATTCAGCTTGTGACACCATGCCTTGTATCTGGTGACTCATTCTGACACTGACCTGTGCCACAGCTCCATCTCTCTTGTAGTAAGCGGGGTGCTTGGGAACCGGTAAGGTCACATCTTCGCAACTCAGCATCAGAACAACATCCCACATCCACATGGCAGGCCGGTTTGCCTGGTTCTCCTCCACCAGTGCAGTGCTATCTGAATGCACCGAATGATCTCCTTTATTTGAGGTTCATTGCCCGGAAATGTGAAAAATATCAGGTTATAGAAACGTGGTTTCACTACCAATATTCTTTTCATTTTACCGTTTTGCCAACAAAGTGACTAAAAGAGGAATATTCAGATGTCACTTTCAACCTCCTTTTCGGGGAAAAAAAGTTATTCAGATGTCACCAAATTGTGTGGCTGTTGCATTTTGCGAGATTTAACTGTGACACATTTTTGCTTCATTAGATATGGCAACTAAAATTCTAGCAGATTAATGTTGAGTATGACTATTCCCTTCAACTAAATTCTAGAATTGCAATTTTCTTAGTACTCTCGCTCTTGTTACTTTTAATGCTCTTTGCTCAAGCTCACAAACACTCACCGCTTTCACAATCAAATATTTTCTCTTGCTTCGAATCTAAGATAACTTGCATATACTCTTCGAAACCCCCACAAAACCCTAAAAAGACCCTCTATAAGAGGCAAAAGACTATTTCCTAAACTCGTCGTGGTTCGATACTCTTACTTCGGAAATAGCTACAACCACCCCGTGGACTTCCAGGCATGAGAACACGCTCTCTCTGCGAGCAATACTCAAGCTTTTTTGGTATCGTTCGAAACAAGCATGACCGCCCAAATTCTTTTATTATTCCTTTTGTACGGAGTAACTTGTGCCTTCTAATCGAACGTCTTTTCCctagaaaaacaaattctcAGCTCTT includes:
- the LOC100841858 gene encoding D-amino-acid transaminase, chloroplastic, with amino-acid sequence MGHLSALPPPAASGHRAYRPFLAQTKIAPSPGGGAGAAPDGLLLWRAAVAIAARRSNWAASAGTIVNPIDVPLLSFSEVAERLEAFQASGARKQNYMAMYSSIFGGITTDPSAMVIPIDDHMVHRGHGVFDTAAIMDGHIYELQQHLDRFLKSAQMAKIQLPFDRSRIQSVLIQTVCASKCTQGSLRYWLSVGPGDFQLSSLGCTNPALYAIVIDSPSLPVPSGCKVVTSSIPMKSPQFAVMKNVNYLPNALTKVEGEENGGFTGIWLDDEGFVAEGSNMNVGFVTRNKELILPRFDNILSGCTAKRVLDLAGQLVDDGRLSGITTRNVSVQEGKAADEMMLIGSGILVKPVVQWDEQMVGSGKEGPIAQALFNLILEDMRSGPPSVRIAVPY